Part of the Ruegeria sp. TM1040 genome, TCATCCAGTTTCTCGAACAGCGCAGTAATCGCCTCATCATAAGCAGCCTGGGTGGTGGCAAAGCCAGCGCGGTAGACGCCATTGTTGATCGGGGCATAGATCTCGTCGCTGATACGGTCGATGTCCTGTTGCAGGTCGGGCGGGTAAAAATCCGGTGCCCGGTAGGTAAACTCATCGAAGGCCGAATTCAGCATCCGCATAATCTGGCCAGAATCGTTGCTGACGATACGGTTGGAGCGTTTGTCAAACAGGACCGGTACGGTAACCGGCCCGGTTTGGCCGGGTTCAGCCCGCTGATAGACCTGATAGAGATAGTCATCACTTGGGACACCGACGGCGGGATCAAAAGCCTCCGTGTCGATCCGCCATCCGTCCGGACCGGCCAGCGGATCCATCTGGGTAACACTGATGATCTCTTCCAGCCCTTTTAGCGCACGCACGATCGTGGTGCGATGGCTCCAGGGGCACGCCATCGAGACATACAGGTGATACCGGCCCGCCTCAGCCGGAAACTCAGCATCGCGGTGTGGCTCGATCCATCCGCGAAAGCCGCTGCTCATGCGGCGAAACACTCCGTCGCCCTGTTTTGGCTTTTCGGTGAGCGCACCGTCGATCAACATCTTTGCCATGGCACATCTCCTTGATGACCCGACAAAGCTAGTTGGTTTCCCATCATGCGATAATTGGGTTATACTGAAACTGAATGTTGAGAAAAAATCACCCCACATGGAAAGGGACAGCATGGAGGGCATGGGAGACATCCCAGTGGTCGTCGCGGTTGCAGAAACGCAAGGGTTCGCCGCGGCAGCCCGGCGTCTGGGGGTGAGTAAATCCGCGGTCAGCAAGCGCATTACTCAGATCGAGAACCGATTGGGGGCGCAGCTGTTTCACCGCTCCACCCGCAATGTCAGCCTCACTGAAGCCGGAGAACACTTCTATTCCCATGCCGTGCGGGCACAAGAGGCGGCGCAAGAAGCCGAAGACAGCGTGCTGGCGCTGCAAGAAGCACCAAAGGGGCGCCTCAGGGTCAATGTGCCGATGGCCTTTGGACGATTACATGTCGCACCGCTGATTTCCGGTTTTTTGGCACGCTATCCCGGCGTGTCGATCGACATGGTGATGGATGACCGGATGGTCGATCTGTTTGCGGATGGGTTTGACCTCGCGCTGCGCGGCGGCACGCTGGCAGATTCCGCGCTGGTGGCTCGCAAGATCGCAGCGTTGCGCAACGTTCTGGTCGCCGCGCCGACGTATCTGGCGCGCCATGGCGCGCCGCAAACGGTGAGCGATCTGCGCTTCCACAACTGTCTGCAGTATTCCTTTAGTCGGGATTTCCAAGAGTGGGTCTTCGACTGCGACGGCAAAGCAGAGACCTTCCGGCCCAGCGGCAGCTACAGCGTGAACAACGGCGAAGCTCTGCGGGAGGCCGTTCTTGGCGGGACGGGCATCGGCCGGCTACCGACCTTCACCGCCGGTCCAGATCTCGCCTCGGGGCGACTGGTGCGGGTGCTGCCGCAGTGCCAGTTGCCGTCGCAGACCCTCTACGCCATCTACCCCGAACGCCGTTATCTGCCGACCAAAGTGCGCGTGTTCATCGACTACCTCCTTGAGCACCTAGGTGGCGAAATCGCGCCTTGGGACCAAGCTAAGCTTGGATGAGACAGCAGCCATTTAGGAGCAATACTGGAAAGGCTGACCTGTCTGAAATGGTCTTTTCGGCGACTATCCGTTCCGGAGCTCGGTGGTCGGTGTTGCGCCCTTGGGGGAATGCCCGTTTTGCGCCGAAGGCCTGACCAACGCAAAAAGCAAAGCGGCAAGACCGTAGATTGGCCCAGGCTTCGGTCCCGTATCCAAGTGTCGGTATCTAACGAAGGACCACTCGCAAAGAACGACACTGAGTAATTTCAATCAGCGTACTCTCAGCCATTGCACCCGCGTGTGACCGATGCGTTCTAGGCCCGTCCACCACCAAGGCTAGAAAAGAGACGAAAACTCAGCGTTCATGAGAGGCATCGATCAGAAGTTCATTTTAACGCCTCGACATGGAGGCGCTGAAATAGCGAGAAAGGCCAGCGCGTGCACGATTGAGCCTCGCAAAAAGGTGCGATTGGGACGCGCAGGCCCACGGCATTCCCACCAGAGTCGCACCAGAGATATTTGCCCGCTTCTTGTCCGATGGTCCCCGGTTCCCTGTGCTCTGCATAAGGGACCATTTGAGCGAGGATGTTGGCCGAACTGTCCACAAGACGCCGCCAGTCAAAATGAGTCCAATGCTGCAGCTACGCAAAGTGGAAAACGAGACGAAAGTTGAAGGTAGCCTGTGAGTGACGTCTTTCGTGCGTCCAATCTGGGAGGCGTAAAAGCCGGCTGGTGCAGCTTGACTTTCGACCATCCAGCCCAGTTTGAGCGCCCCGCCCGAACACCCCCAAACGGCGTTAACTATTTCATTAAGATTTGCGTGAGTTACCACCCGGTTTGTCTAAAATATGAATCAACTACTTTGGGATTTGGGTGAACAAGATGATCGTCACAGCAGCAAACGCCGCCAACCTCGGTGTATATCGCTCCATGCAGGGCCACGTTTCCGGCCACGCGTCCGACGAGGCGCAGTCCTTGAAGCTGGAGACGCACCACGCGATCACCGGAACCAAGAAGGCAAGTAACGGTCATGGTATGGCTTTGGTGCTCGACCGTGAAACTTCGGCGCATGGGAAACCTGCTGGCCCAAAGGAATTCGAGGCGGTGCTAGAGGTTCAGGATGCGATCCGTGCAGGCGACATCACCCAGCTCAACGCAGGCAGCATCGACATGTCCCGCTATATGGCTGGCGTCATGTCCGGAAACGTCGAAGGGCCAATGCCGATGAGCGCTCTGCTCGCGCGTGAAAATTATGAGCGCTCTCTGAA contains:
- a CDS encoding glutathione S-transferase family protein; protein product: MAKMLIDGALTEKPKQGDGVFRRMSSGFRGWIEPHRDAEFPAEAGRYHLYVSMACPWSHRTTIVRALKGLEEIISVTQMDPLAGPDGWRIDTEAFDPAVGVPSDDYLYQVYQRAEPGQTGPVTVPVLFDKRSNRIVSNDSGQIMRMLNSAFDEFTYRAPDFYPPDLQQDIDRISDEIYAPINNGVYRAGFATTQAAYDEAITALFEKLDELDALLATRRYLTGERLTEADWRLFTTLVRFDPVYVTHFKTDRKRIADYGNLSPYLRDLYQVPGVAGTIDMNAIRQHYFLSHRHINPHGIVSAGPQLDLNRPHGRDIPVLGS
- a CDS encoding LysR family transcriptional regulator; this encodes MEGMGDIPVVVAVAETQGFAAAARRLGVSKSAVSKRITQIENRLGAQLFHRSTRNVSLTEAGEHFYSHAVRAQEAAQEAEDSVLALQEAPKGRLRVNVPMAFGRLHVAPLISGFLARYPGVSIDMVMDDRMVDLFADGFDLALRGGTLADSALVARKIAALRNVLVAAPTYLARHGAPQTVSDLRFHNCLQYSFSRDFQEWVFDCDGKAETFRPSGSYSVNNGEALREAVLGGTGIGRLPTFTAGPDLASGRLVRVLPQCQLPSQTLYAIYPERRYLPTKVRVFIDYLLEHLGGEIAPWDQAKLG